From the genome of Fusarium oxysporum f. sp. lycopersici 4287 chromosome 3, whole genome shotgun sequence, one region includes:
- a CDS encoding hypothetical protein (At least one base has a quality score < 10), with protein MGGGPDKSEVPSRVEPSGASEDAPDEYVKTDTDSVSQDTSEVLAVTELDGASSQSPRPDKGDAVGIESHENTKVDDSDDNIATVTGERRDSANAVATEVEVVKTDNQDALHDPEKMIRQHETCPITNDQLVAEVKGIYDALATVEKECIEADDGQMPWTDGPLHIPDYLLTIPEAKLILLQKGNMNPAETVRLWYVKAQKDATKGDKKPWTLESAKDLPVSEKTAPHVGDPEDYLHGFQVALELRAKKLGWPEYNKLAAVNVSEIGEEAHKKVIAGKHYLDIGYDLVDQLLRDLETAKSRTKEPALGLWALWRCIHAGRHRLWNMVQRFYLCDLLLCLHFRSSLLPSCSTQQTALKETSPEGVKAAPEEEASEKVAPEAIAAQEAEVTSKVTEETFKQIALTEADIASEKAVVASKEVAPEMTHEEVDTEKNFVKIIPEEAETALENVDPEKKCLKGSDADVNAAPEKAATIQQLSDHDANLSAQEPQPSPVKAEADVDTALEADATQQNSAQDASPSTPEPQTCAEEADFAPENVGKDTGDTAVDAVALDEKTKSESEKTPATELPIYVDKRPLSDQSRYKKVGMEYWVLISGRWIRSLRIEQYAALIALHRTNLHEHYDFLLASQHPSASPALRGLAAKYNMPARMWKHGIHSFLEVLRTRLPESQDIMEQFIILAYGIISLMSETVPSFRLTWVECKGDLARYGMAVEERDMNVRECWRNTAREEYTQARNDDPTVGRLYHHLAILVQPRFSSPDASFDADVSRFLYYIKSLVVKTPFYAARESLLTVINPIFGRNKEAAEKPASIPQTDQDHFLTAVAHLILASLEPETLKANGYEESRNNHLQTVYTALEKIKVGGPAKTSRICPSAQLGLLLCLLLLGIPLADNRWSPMMAKFAPDLVTDEDRSDSDAMANARDIHDATIELINTMVPYLLEDADTRGLGVWRFILVILMFMRSLKTRPALREWFGPAFHAEALTPYFNLILRQDESQSASALESASQSELITDFSPLNERERLGKYAFSTKDNIETYLRETEEQRKAERAKSTATMGVITAEEATAQDATATPEAGTVTTDDNSVITGIATVTTEGSQTAAEESMATTEETTASDTTHKKDGGTKAPGSRRMYANFLREHDLVTGLFFANEAESRPCDKSLQKPTKDAVQTAEVPAVEQAQETTLTDAKTDSEAKDGVLTDSASGNEAEYHILTKSVADEAQEEQQAKREAVEAPSAETKEKDAEKTQLEDEQKAGEAEEARLAQEVGEEEVRRQEGLRRDPPLFPKGWLKQSKYSFDEIQAFDYVESLEMWNDRQVQILRLATQLSGDFFDLKTDEERRPWFSVPGASSVPKLGPSKMMPEIIERDSGFRVVFVDPSFHAVELKEEEGRLARTEEMRKEKERQNEEKNAEAAPGAATVVDEKTEGNAEEEAHDFRCPCGVDVVDRSLELRRLLSNGGNRLARFENLGSCTDPTGALSIIAEKGDEDDATLAFDLELRKTTRTVKTITAVEELSSTDDAEPTESEAWTTLPVQGVKDLQHTKGSDAGPDAEADADEDGWSHVSFNCLVDDEPDPTVQSDSVEANSMVSR; from the exons ATGGGTGGTGGTCCAGATAAGTCCGAGGTCCCGTCGCGGGTCGAGCCTTCCGGCGCATCAGAAGATGCTCCTGACGAGTACGTCAAGACTGATACCGACTCCGTATCTCAAGACACTTCGGAGGTGCTGGCTGTGACAGAGCTCGATGGTGCATCATCGCAGTCTCCCCGGCCCGACAAGGGTGACGCCGTTGGTATTGAGAGCCACGAGAACACCAAAGTGGACGACAGCGATGACAATATAGCAACTGTCACTGGCGAGAGACGAGATTCTGCCAATGCCGTCGCCACGGAGGTCGAGGTCGTCAAGACCGACAATCAAGACGCACTGCATGACCCTGAAAAGATGATCAGGCAGCATGAAACGTGTCCAATTACCAACGATCAACTGGTGGCCGAAGTGAAGGGTATCTATGACGCCTTGGCGACGGTAGAAAAGGAATGCATAGAAGCCGACGATGGCCAGATGCCCTGGACAGACGGTCCGCTCCACATCCCCGACTACCTATTGACGATCCCAGAGGCCAAATTGATACTGCTTCAAAAGGGCAATATGAACCCAGCTGAAACTGTTCGTCTTTGGTACGTCAAGGCTCAGAAGGACGCCACAAAGGGAGATAAGAAGCCTTGGACTCTCGAATCAGCCAAGGACTTGCCCGTGTCTGAAAAGACAGCTCCGCACGTTGGCGACCCCGAGGACTATCTGCATGGATTCCAGGTGGCTTTGGAGTTGCGTGCCAAGAAACTTGGATGGCCTGAGTATAATAAGCTGGCCGCCGTCAATGTGTCCGAAATAGGCGAAGAGGCTCACAAGAAGGTGATAGCCGGGAAACACTACCTCGACATTGGATACGACTTGGTAGACCAGTTATTGCGCGATCTCGAGACCGCCAAAAGCAGAACAAAAGAGCCTGCTCTGGGCCTCTGGGCCCTTTGGCGATGCATCCACGCGGGCCGACATCGCCTCTGGAACATGGTTCAACGCTTTTACTTATGCGACCTCCTTCTCTGCCTCCACTTTCGCTCCAGCCTCCTTCCCTCTTGCAGCACGCAGCAGACGGCTCTCAAGGAGACGTCTCCTGAGGGGGTGAAGGCAGCTCCCGAGGAGGAGGCTTCTGAGAAGGTTGCTCCCGAGGCGATAGCTGCTCAGGAAGCAGAGGTTACCTCCAAGGTTACCGAAGAGACTTTTAAACAGATAGCTCTCACAGAGGCAGACATCGCTTCCGAAAAGGCAGTCGTCGCTTCTAAGGAGGTCGCACCCGAGATGACTCACGAGGAGGTGGACACAGAGAAGAATTTTGTGAAGATAATTCCCGAAGAGGCAGAGACTGCTCTCGAGAATGTCGATCCCGAGAAAAAATGTCTCAAGGGGTCAGATGCGGACGTAAATGCTGCTCCCGAGAAGGCCGCCACCATCCAGCAGCTTTCAGACCATGACGCCAACCTATCCGCCCAAGAGCCGCAGCCCTCTCCTGTGAAGGCTGAAGCGGATGTAGATACGGCTCTCGAGGCCGACGCCACCCAACAGAATTCAGCCCAGGACGCCAGTCCATCCACCCCGGAGCCCCAGACCTGCGCTGAAGAGGCCGACTTTGCGCCCGAGAATGTAGGCAAAGACACGGGGGATACAGCAGTCGACGCTGTTGCCCTCGACGAGAAGACAAAGTCTGAGTCTGAGAAGACGCCCGCGACTGAATTGCCAATCTATGTTGATAAGAGGCCGCTGAGTGATCAGAGCCGGTATAAAAAGGTTGGCATGGAATACTGGGTGCTGATCTCCGGTCGATGGATCCGTAGTCTCAGAATTGAGCAGTATGCAGCTCTCATTGCGCTGCACCGCACAAACTTACACGAACATTACGACTTTTTGTTGGCCTCGCAGCACCCCTCGGCATCGCCAGCGCTCCGTGGGCTCGCAGCAAAGTATAACATGCCGGCAAGAATGTGGAAGCACGGAATACATTCCTTTCTCGAGGTCCTTCGCACACGACTTCCCGAATCTCAGGATATAATGGAGCAGTTCATCATACTGGCGTATGGTATAATATCTTTGATGAGCGAGACCGTCCCGAGCTTCCGTCTCACCTGGGTCGAATGCAAAGGAGATTTAGCACGATACGG AATGGCCGTTGAAGAGAGGGACATGAACGTGAGGGAGTGCTGGAGGAACACTGCACGAGAAGAGTACACTCAGGCCCGGAACGATGATCCCACGGTCGGCCGCCTCTACCATCACCTGGCCATCTTGGTCCAGCCCCGTTTCTCCTCGCCTGACGCAAGTTTCGACGCTGATGTGTCCAGGTTTCTCTACTACATCAAGTCTCTCGTCGTCAAAACCCCGTTTTACGCCGCGCGGGAGTCCTTGCTGACCGTTATCAACCCGATTTTTGGCCGGAATAAGGAGGCAGCTGAGAAGCCGGCCAGCATCCCCCAGACCGACCAGGACCACTTCCTTACCGCTGTTGCCCACCTGATTCTTGCTTCTCTGGAGCCTGAGACCCTCAAGGCAAACGGCTATGAGGAGAGCAGGAATAATCATCTCCAGACTGTCTATACAGCACTGGAGAAAATAAAGGTCGGTGGACCTGCCAAGACATCTAGAATTTGTCCAAG CGCCCAACTCGGCCTCTTGCTctgcctgttgctgcttGGAATTCCTCTTGCTGATAACAGATGGAGCCCGATGATGGCGAAATTTGCCCCCGACCTTGTGACGGACGAGGACCGCTCCGATTCTGACGCCATGGCCAACGCGAGGGATATCCATGATGCAACGATCGAACTGATCAACACCATGGTCCCGTATCTCTTGGAGGACGCAGATACGCGTGGCTTAGGGGTGTGGAGATTCATCCTGGTGATCCTGATGTTCATGCGCTCCTTAAAGACGCGGCCCGCCCTGAGGGAATGGTTCGGTCCGGCTTTCCACGCAGAGGCTCTCACGCCTTACTTCAACCTGATTCTGCGCCAGGACGAGAGTCAAAGTGCCTCTGCCTTGGAGAGCGCTTCTCAGTCCGAACTCATTACAGATTTCTCGCCGCTCAACGAGAGAGAGAGGCTCGGCAAGTATGCATTCAGTACCAAAGACAACATCGAGACATACCTTCGCGAAACAGAGGAGCAACGAAAGGCAGAACGCGCCAAGAGTACGGCCACGATGGGAGTGATTACGGCGGAAGAGGCCACAGCTCAAGATGCCACGGCCACTCCGGAAGCCGGTACAGTCACCACGGACGACAATAGCGTCATCACGGGAATCGCCACGGTCACCACGGAAGGGAGTCAGACTGCAGCGGAAGAGTCCATGGCCACGACAGAGGAGACTACAGCCAGTGACACGACGCACAAGAAGGACGGGGGCACCAAGGCACCGGGCTCGCGGAGGATGTACGCCAATTTCCTGCGGGAGCATGATCTGGTTACGGGCTTATTCTTCGCCAACGAGGCTGAATCTAGGCCTTGTGACAAGTCTCTACAGAAGCCTACCAAAGACGCCGTGCAGACCGCAGAGGTTCCAGCCGTGGAACAAGCACAGGAGACGACTCTGACGGATGCCAAGACGGATAGCGAAGCAAAGGATGGTGTTCTAACAGATTCCGCGTCAGGGAATGAAGCGGAGTATCACATTCTGACGAAATCTGTTGCTGATGAAGCCCAGGAAGAGCAGCAGGCAAAGAGAGAAGCCGTGGAGGCACCATCGGCAGAA ACGAAGGAGAAAGATGCTGAGAAGACGCAACTGGAAGACGAGCAGAAGGCGGGAGAAGCCGAGGAGGCACGACTGGCCCAAGAAGTCGGAGAGGAGGAAGTACGGAGGCAGGAAGGACTTCGTCGTGATCCCCCCCTCTTCCCCAAAGGCTGGCTCAAGCAGTCGAAATACAGCTTCGACGAGATACAGGCTTTCGACTATGTCGAGAGCCTCGAGATGTGGAATGATCGGCAAGTCCAGATCTTGCGTCTGGCTACTCAGCTAAGCGGCGACTTCTTCGACCTCAAAACCGACGAAGAAAGACGCCCTTGGTTCAGTGTGCCCGGGGCCTCATCGGTGCCGAAGCTTGGGCCAAGCAAGATGATGCCGGAAATCATCGAGCGCGACAGCGGCTTTAGAGTCGTCTTTGTTGATCCTTCTTTCCACGCTGTCGAactcaaggaggaggaggggagaTTGGCCAGGACAGAGGAAATGCggaaagagaaggagagacagaatgaggagaagaacgCTGAGGCTGCTCCAGGCGCGGCTACAGTTGTCGACGAGAAGACTGAGGGCAACgcagaggaggaggctcaCGATTTTCGGTGCCCCTGTGGCGTTGACGTGGTCGATCGGTCTCTCGAATTGCGCAGGTTGCTGTCCAATGGAGGCAATCGACTGGCTCGCTTCGAGAATCTTGGTAGCTGCACTGACCCGACCGGCGCACTCAGCATAATAGCAGAGAAgggcgatgaagatgacgcGACTTTGGCTTTCGATCTGGAGCTGAGGAAGACCACCCGTACTGTGAAGACCATCACGGCTGTTGAGGAACTATCGAGCACTGATGATGCCGAGCCTACCGAGTCCGAGGCGTGGACGACACTTCCAGTGCAAGGCGTGAAGGATCTGCAACATACGAAGGGCAGCGACGCAGGTCCGGACGCAGAGGCAGACGCGGACGAGGACGGATGGTCACATGTCAGCTTCAACTGTCTCGTAGACGACGAGCCGGATCCAACAGTTCAATCGGACAGTGTCGAGGCAAATTCAATGGTCTCGCGCTGA
- a CDS encoding hypothetical protein (At least one base has a quality score < 10) — translation MFLDKGSREICHDRIPVLQQPLTSGHFVQARKDYNKLPTDDVLLKVQEKVEEHTLQLELLFKRFGVEDLFAVWVLHSHFKVPDGFNLVGQTETFDGRRCYWTKRIANNTLDSIGVCAQKIMFNEEKGWVPCELRESSAPDLSQVDPQFFLEVRDYLNKHDLISTLGLECIVPELYLSDTLEFRLPNDELLLVPLKPTEVASLRANYSTATTNYRWSDQGCIKNYCIPDENKKHPDKPNDFPLRKFQISIPSLFQEQYSRICVAKT, via the exons ATGTTTTTGGATAAGGGTTCACGCGAGATTTGCCACGATCGGATTCCTGTACTTCAGCAGCCGCTCACAAGTGGACATTTTGTACAGGCTCGTAAGGA CTATAACAAGCTTCCTACCGACGATGTATTACTCAAGGTTCAAGAGAAAGTTGAGGAGCACACTCTGCAGTTAGAACTGCTCTTTAAACGATTCGGAGTcgaagatctttttgccgTGTGGGTTCTGCACAGCCATTTCAAAGTTCCGGACGGGTTCAATCTGGTTGGACAGACAGAAACCTTCGATGGACGTCGTTGCTATTGGACAAAAAGAATTGCGAACAATACGCTCGACTCTATCGGAGTCTGTGCCCAGAAGATCATGTTCAACGAAGAAAAAGGCTGGGTTCCTTGCGAACTCCGTGAAAGCTCAGCGCCTGACCTGAGTCAAGTGGACCCTCAGTTCTTTCTGGAAGTCCGCGACTACTTGAACAAACATGATCTTATTTCGACTCTTGGACTTGAGTGTATCGTACCAGAGCTATATTTATCCGATACATTGGAGTTTCGTCTTCCCAATGACGAATTGCTCCTAGTTCCATTGAAACCCACTGAAGTGGCATCTCTGCGAGCCAACTATTCCACAGCAACAACAAATTACAGGTGGTCGGACCAAGGCTGTATCAAAAATTATTGTATACCCGATGAAAACAAGAAGCATCCTGACAAGCCAAATGATTTCCCGTTGCGAAAATTCCAGATCAGCATTCCCAGCCTTTTTCAAGAACAATATTCTCGGATTTGTGTGGCTAAAACTTGA
- a CDS encoding hypothetical protein (At least one base has a quality score < 10), whose translation MCNSQPVMRVTLKIAGAKKTATQQRNLGRKGEDNENVANEGDIYAAQPSQKRAKTVVESHAEAPIAGNTGKYHQERPTPNVGHLTSVTQGIEWKDIPQSAEKVWKDRGKSLEIAMGTIGSLYPHAALAILPDLPGPNHLRVILYQDMTMFGALDELPTIHNN comes from the exons ATGTGCAACAGCCAGCCAGTGATGAGAGTCACATTGAAAATTGCAGGAGCGAAGAAGACAGCCACTCAACAACGGAATTTGGGGAGGAAAGGGGAGGACAATGAGAACGTAGCGAACGAAGGAGACATCTACGCAGCCCAGCCCTCGCAGAAGAGGGCGAAAACGGTCGTCGAGTCCCATGCCGAAGCGCCAATCGCTGGAAACACAGGAAAATATCATCAAGAGCGGCCAACTCCAAATGTCGGCCATCTCACTAGTGTCACCCAAG GCATTGAATGGAAGGACATCCCTCAATCCGCTGAAAAAGTCTGGAAAGACAGAGGGAAAAGCCTGGAAATTGCAATGGGTACAATCGGTTCCCTCTACCCACATGCAGCGTTGGCAATTCTTCCCGACCTCCCGGGGCCCAATCATCTTCGTGTGATTCTTTATCAAGACATGACCATGTTTGGAGCCTTGGACGAACTGCCCACGATTCACAACAATTAA
- a CDS encoding hypothetical protein (At least one base has a quality score < 10) has product MPSGSECFFCMKTVKGHFKRHVGTHDKSHKEEEVFEMHRLVANFLADPSHHQMAAPFKQAIMKAGGLSTLEIKDRIPYAYNGPYLFPANQCRNAAITDEQIFNNALDDFNIYKTKVYSVNKPEAPENPPMLADVVHQLYRPDPANAKYAMNIGCGQWVKRPTFLDDELTKSGMQSTCNITPPGTLTDLHIDQGNHVVTALGLGCVKIWALYPPTEHNLAVWKKYRNSRNIFRDSVEELEDGKVCVQTTDRAIYLGPGCLHTTYTLKGGIVPGINYTTENCLDVILDLIQTEVDYFQRLAPADIQPLLETLILCLAPASGKRDKALEAVCKVLKMGQLKKQLKDHNELYKVMKTEVETETDCSHCGKRWRSHWS; this is encoded by the exons ATGCCATCCGGATCTGAATGCTTCTTTTGCATGAAGACGGTGAAAGGCCACTTCAAGAGACATGTCGGGACGCACGACAAAAGCCACAAAGAAGAGGAGGTCTTCGAGATGCACAGATTAGTTGCGAACTTCCTTGCAGACCCTAGTCATCACCAGATGGCAGCTCCATTCAAGCAAGCGATCATGAAAGCAGGTGGCCTCTCAACCCTGGAGATTAAAGACAGGATACCATATGCCTATAATGGTCCTTATTTGTTCCCCGCAAACCAGTGCCGGAATGCAGCGATTACTGATGAACAAATTTTCAATAACGCTTTGGACGACTTCAATATATACAAGACGAAAGTTTACTCTGTCAATAAACCGGAGGCTCCAGAAAATCCTCCTATGTTGGCAGATGTTGTGCACCAGCTTTACAGGCCTGACCCGGCCAATGCGAAGTATGCAATGAATATTGGTTGCGGACAATGGGTAAAGAGGCCTACttttcttgatgatgagttaACTAAATCAGGAATGCAAAGTACTTGCAACATAACACCCCCAGGCACTTTGACGGACTTGCATATTG ACCAAGGCAATCATGTTGTAACAGCTCTTGGGTTGGGATGCGTCAAAATCTGGGCACTATACCCTCCAACTGAGCACAACCTCGCCGTTTGGAAAAAATATCGAAATTCCCGAAATATCTTCCGGGACTCAgtagaggagctggaggatGGCAAAGTGTGTGTCCAGACTACAGACAGGGCAATCTACCTTGGGCCAGGTTGTCTGCATACTACATACACTTTGAAAGGTGGCATAGTTCCTGGAATAAACTACACCACAGAAAATTGTCTGGATGTCATCCTGGATCTTATACAGACCGAAGTGGATTACTTCCAAAGACTTGCGCCCGCGGACATACAGCCCCTACTGGAGACTCTCATTTTGTGCCTTGCACCAGCCTCTGGGAAACGTGACAAGGCACTGGAAGCTGTCTGCAAAGTTTTAAAAATGGgccagttgaagaagcagttGAAGGATCACAACGAATTGTACAAAGTAATGAAGACTGAGGTGGAAACCGAGACTGATTGCTCTCATTGCGGCAAGCGGTGGAGGAGCCATTGGAGCTGA
- a CDS encoding hypothetical protein (At least one base has a quality score < 10), which translates to MANIQYSFPTALPKCSHAAPAQLHGNPDRHYRELDTYPPVLVHLRQQQQPQNPPQYQYLLRQYQQQRPPCGSRDPPIQRDTTEDGCRPKSTGHVPEGTSSTHLPAPSLLTPAVPGAYPDNTPQHMNYEDAPSMPPTPDVYSAPTSVTRQTSREQLQDCSLNTFEPLSGGHPSARKKRKRVSQACNRCRQLKVRCDGVVPCERCKRMRANCIYSEHRPKLMDQAQADIVQGPSSAQTSLDSIISQLEPANQRLNKTESHVPKDIATSAAKAGSPVGGECTRPPTSPYFDKGASAVRCYNDAHRDHPSSEPMPLRMMAEEEMEVEPGPPVPPGEPAIPINHTTLAGLLLEWPSIRELTKHHVEREGVRYISEYPISQEQNRGVLILYGRGEDSHPSQHVREPTDHGNLDVADDLSDMASPSPAADWGQLGGLSPPDQVEYKGGVLPLPHGSPALRNGAIPPPPNQGSLLVYSSHSHSSGLPSPKEQDRNIHSRRSSIHGTDAFRSGYSLKKNYEVIPGLEYFAYATDILGNHAGAYNNMKNVYANIFAGLYHGQLGRPMESFAFIHRASHKLQVIMRPSLDKMRRIKRNSEFIQETKYNQLALTFWTCLQLESDLIAEMQLPPSGLLSYEDDMPHPNMSLLEGFNQRILDSYPGQLYLRTHLNSIHRMFYAPEDPAKPGKDKFRNVGVVSDAVSGMHWVAPSFAFREDDPPADDILAARLRAKYWGAQVITYRPFIRQILQFSHSIKNHASSPNFPSVSSEFRQDITAPVIHPKARTHGDVDPQVVELAKKGIKALIESTRAFHGLGDRRPIITNIFGTAHAQWGNLLILSAAFRDPILHTYVDEELLRTLFHKTIQFLRQSATATSALRTDMHILEGLQRDLFQLRSEDQLELLERHKRTWLPYSKTCSHARAASDTPSDGRSRAPTIYAPSLADEYFLS; encoded by the exons ATGGCCAACATCCAATATTCATTTCCAACTG CTCTGCCGAAATGCTCCCACGCCGCACCTGCGCAACTACATGGCAATCCCGATCGCCACTATCGTGAACTCGATACTTACCCTCCCGTTCTAGTTCATCTCcgacagcaacagcagcccCAAAACCCGCCACAATATCAGTATTTGCTACGGCAGTACCAACAGCAACGTCCTCCGTGCGGCTCAAGAGATCCTCCTATACAACGAGATACTACCGAGGATGGATGTCGACCCAAATCAACGGGCCATGTGCCAGAAGGAACGTCTTCAACACATCTGCCAGCTCCCTCGCTCCTAACTCCTGCTGTGCCCGGCGCATACCCAGATAATACACCGCAACACATGAATTACGAAGACGCGCCTTCTATGCCCCCAACCCCGGATGTCTATAGCGCGCCTACTTCCGTAACCCGTCAGACGTCCCGCGAGCAGCTTCAAGATTGTTCCCTAAACACCTTTGAACCCTTGTCTGGTGGGCATCCGTCggcaagaaagaaaaggaagcgAGTTAGTCAG GCATGCAACAGGTGCCGACAGCTGAAGGTCAGGTGCGACGGCGTGGTGCCATGTGAGAGATGCAAAAGAATGAGGGCGAATTGCATATACAGCGAACACAGACCAAAACT GATGGATCAGGCTCAAGCCGACATTGTACAAGGCCCCAGTTCTGCTCAGACTTCGCTTGACTCGATTATATCCCAACTGGAGCCAGCAAATCAGAGATTGAACAAGACGGAGTCCCACGTGCCTAAGGATATTGCGACATCAGCTGCCAAGGCTGGATCGCCAGTGGGGGGTGAGTGCACGCGGCCGCCAACATCGCCTTACTTTGACAAAGGCGCTTCTGCAGTTCGATGCTACAATGACGCCCATCGCGATCACCCGTCCTCAGAGCCTATGCCACTGCGCATGAtggctgaggaagagatggaggTAGAGCCAGGCCCACCCGTTCCCCCTGGTGAGCCCGCGATTCCAATCAACCATACGACTCTGGCAGGCCTGCTGTTGGAATGGCCTTCCATTCGGGAGCTTACAAAACATCACGTTGAGCGCGAAGGTGTTCGATACATTAGCGAATATCCCATCAGCCAAGAACAGAACAGAGGCGTTCTGATATTGTATGGTCGAGGTGAAGATTCCCACCCTTCACAACATGTTAGAGAACCAACCGACCATGGCAACTTGGATGTGGCCGACGATTTATCCGATATGGCATCTCCTTCGCCCGCAGCTGATTGGGGCCAGCTCGGTGGACTGAGTCCTCCAGACCAAGTGGAATACAAGGGAGGTGTTTTG CCTCTTCCCCATGGAAGCCCTGCCCTCCGCAATGGAGCCATTCCACCTCCGCCCAATCAAGGCTCCCTTCTAGTGTACTCATCTCATTCCCATTCATCAGGTTTGCCATCACCTAAAGAGCAAGACCGGAACATTCATAGTCGTCGATCCTCTATCCATGGCACAGATGCTTTCCGCTCTGGCTACAGTCTTAAGAAGAACTATGAGGTAATTCCTGGCCTGGAGTACTTTGCATATGCTACGGATATCCTTGGCAACCACGCCGGCGCGTACAACAACATGAAAAATGTGTACGCTAACATCTTTGCCGGGCTGTATCATGGCCAGCTGGGCAGACCAATGGAGAGCTTTGCTTTCATCCACAGGGCCAGCCACAAGCTTCAAGTCATCATGAGACC GAGCTTGGACAAAATGCGACGAATCAAGCGTAACAGCGAGTTCATCCAGGAAACCAAGTATAACCAACTTGCTCTCACGTTCTGGACTTGCCTGCAGCTCGAGAGTGATCTCATTGCAGAGATGCAACTTCCCCCATCAGGACTGCTCTCGTATGAAGATGACATGCCGCACCCTAACATGAGTCTCTTGGAAGGTTTCAACCAGCGCATCTTGGACAGCTACCCAGGTCAGCTATACTTGCGTACCCACCTCAACAGCATCCACCGAATGTTTTACGCTCCTGAAGATCCGGCCAAACCTGGCAAAGATAAGTTCCGCAATGTCGGTGTCGTGTCTGATGCTGTCTCGGGTATGCATTGGGTTGCCCCCAGCTTTGCATTCAGAGAGGATGATCCCCCTGCAGATGATATTCTGGCAGCAAGACTGCGGGCAAAGTACTGGGGAGCTCAGGTGATCACTTATCGCCCATTCATCCGACAAATTCTGCAGTTCTCGCACTCAATTAAGAATCATGCATCGAGCCCCAACTTTCCCAGCGTCAGCTCCGAATTTCGACAGGACATCACAGCACCTGTTATTCATCCCAAGGCCAGAACGCATGGCGATGTCGATCCTCAAGTCGTTGAATTGGCTAAGAAGGGTATTAAAGCGCTCATTGAAAGCACCCGTGCTTTCCACGGTCTGGGAGATAGGAGGCCGATCATCACCAATATTTTTGGCACAGCTCACGC GCAATGGGGCAACCTGTTGATTCTGTCCGCTGCATTCCGTGACCCAATCCTTCACACCTACGTAGATGAGGAACTACTCCGAACACTGTTCCACAAGACGATCCAGTTTTTGCGACAGTCGGCAACGGCAACGAGCGCACTTCGAACAGACATGCACATCCTTGAAGGCCTACAGAGAGATCTTTTTCAGCTACGATCTGAGGACCAactcgagcttctcgagcgGCACAAGCGCACCTGGCTACCATACTCCAAGACCTGTTCCCATGCCCGCGCCGCCTCAGACACCCCATCAGATGGGCGATCAAGGGCACCCACGATCTATGCCCCATCGTTGGCCGATGAATATTTCCTATCGTGA